The Spirosoma oryzicola region GACGATCAAACAGGTAACAAGATGGGCAAAAGCCAACCACCTGGCTGAACACAATAGCCTGGAAGGCTTCAAGATTCCAAACGCCAAGTATCCCGATCCAATTTTTCTGACAGATGAAGAATTCGACCGCCTATTGAAGTATCGCTTTAATAATAAGTATAAGCAGGAGGTCGCCGATCTATTTATTATTTACTGCCGAACAGGCTTTCACTACGGCGATCTTAAAGATTTTATTGATCAGTATCAGACGGCTCTACAACGGGGTATTGACGGTAAGCCCTGGTTGATCAAAGAGCGGATCAAAACGGAAGTGACGGCCAGGGTACCTCAGTTCAAAGAAGTAGACGCCATTGTTGAGAAGTATGGCGGTTGGGAGCGGCTGCCGGTCAAGTCGAACAAGACCATGAACGACTGGCTCAAGATCATTGCTGCCGAGTTGGGTTTTCATCCTGATCTATCAACAAAGGCAGGACGTAAAACTTTTACAGACTGGTGTTATAACACACTCGGCCTAACCACCGAAGCAGTCAAAGTGATGCTGGGCCGGAAGTCCGAGAAAGGTTTGGAAGTATATGGCCGACCCGACGAGCGCCGGGTGATCGCCGAGCTAAAGCAAAGCCAAGCATTTCAAGAGGAATTGAAGAAAGCCTCATAACACGAGGTTTTGTCATACTTTCAAATAAGCTCCTGATTGCTCAGGAGCTTTTATTATATTAGAGACATTTCTATAAGAAAAGTTATTCTTACGATAAGTAACCATCTCTTTATCATAAATGGAGTCCACACCCGAACAAATCATTCGACAGGTCGAGCAGCTTTTAGAGCAAAATGAATACCAAGAAATCAATACCATCCTAAACGACAAATTATTATCGCAGTATAATAATGCTCTCTTATATGCATGGCGGGCCAAAGCGTATATAGAGGTAGGCGATCTAGAAAAAGTATTTATCTATGCCCAAAAAGCAATTGACATTAATCCTAAATCGGCAGTAGGCTATTTTATGAGAGGTGTTGTCTGGTCTGAAAGAAAAGAGTATGACAAAGCGATTGCGGACTTCAATGAAGTTATTCAACTAGACCCAAACATTGATAAGGCGTATTCTAATCGTGGGCTTGCATGGTCTAATAAAGGAGAAAATGATAAAGCATTTGCCGACTATAACGAAGCCATCCGAGTAAATTCAAATTATACAATTGCTTACAGTAATCGAGGTACTATCTGGTTTAGAAGAGGCGAGTATGACAAAGCGTTTGCCGATTACAATAAGGCCATAGAATTAAACCCAAGGTATGCGTTGGCTTACAGTAATCGAGGTAGTGTTTGGGTTAATAAAAAAGAGTATACTGCGGCGCTTGCCGACTATAATAAGGCTATAGAACTAAAACAAGACGAACCAGATACGTATTTTAATCGAGGAGTTGTTTGGTCCAGAACGGGAGAGTATGACAAAGCGCTTGCCGACTATAGTGAGGCTATACGGCTAGAACCAAGCTATGCCACGGCTTACATGAATAAAGGCGACCTCTTGGCTAGTAGGAAGGAATACAATGAAGCAATTATTTACTACAAGCGCTTTGTAGAGTTAATTAATAACCCCGAAGATTATTATCATCAGGTTGCTTTGTCTAAGATTGAAGAGCTAAAATTTAAGATTGAGAACGCTTGGTATGACGAACTTGATACTATCGTTGATAATATAAAGCAGTTATTGTTATTCGATGATCCCTGTTTAACCCATTATACTAGCTTGTCAGGCGCTCAGGCTATGATTCTGGAGAATAGTGCATTTCGATTATCAGAAGGAGCTTTCCTGAATGATACTTCGGAAGGGCGGGAATTATTCCGTTACCTTTCTTTTGAAAGTACGAAGCGGGCTGCTGCTGACGAGACCCTAGAAGAATTATTTGCTGAAAGACCATTCATCGGGAGTTTTGTTGCAGATAATAAACATAATGATTTGACTTTATGGAGAATGTACGGGAAAGAAGCACAGGCGGAAGCCAGAGGGTGTGCTTTAACAGTATATAAAACAGATTTCATAGATAATATAAAAAAGAAAATAAGCCCAATTGATATTACACCAGGGGTTCAGCCGCGGAATGAGGAGCAATTTACTTTTTACAACGTAGCCTATTTATCAAAAGAAACATTCATCGTTCCCGGAAAGAGTAATATAATTATTTCTCAACTAAATAACCTTATGATTGATTTGCGAGACAGAGTGTCAGTGTTAACTGAAGAGCAGAGTGTCAACGTAGTAAAACTGTTGAATGATATAGCTTATTTGTTCAAAAGCTCGGAATATCAATATGAAAATGAAGTACGGCTAGTTGTACAAGGAGTGGGCTTTGTAAAGAAGATAGATAAAAAATTTATTCCACCTAGAGTTTATATAGAACTGATCGATATAGTCCCCGCATTAAATAAAATAACGTTAGGTCCCAAAGTAGAACGGGCAGACGAATGGGCAGCTGCTTTTAACTACCATATAAAAGCCCAGCGAAAAGATCGTGAGGAAAAAGTAGATATAATTATATCTCATTTACCATTCAAATAATCTGCCAAGTTTGGCCTGCCAAAAATAACTACCCGGCTTCGGTAATTGTGTACAGTATTCTAATGGAACTACTTTGTTCAGAAAAACGGGGTCAACTGAACACGCAATATTGAACGAGTATTCTGGACACAATACTAAGCATTTGGGTGGTTATCTTTGTGTTCACCATACCGGTCGTTATCCTGAACACATGAGAATAGGCTACGCCCGCGTTTCGACGCTCGATCAGAACTTGGATATGCAATTGAACGCACTCCAGAAGGAAGGGTGCGGCCTAATCTTTCAGGAAAAAATCTCCGGCGCTAGCCACCAGCGTCCCGAACTCGATAAAATGTTGCAGCAACTTCGCGCTGGTGATGAAGTGGTGGTCTGGAAACTTGACCGTTTAGGCCGTGATCTGTCGCACCTGGTTCAGCTGGTCAACGGATTTTCTGATAAGCATGTCACGTTTTGCAGTCTCAATGACAAGATTGATACCAGTACACCCGCCGGCAAGTTGATCTTTCACATCTTTTGCAGCCTAGCCGAGTTTGAACGGGCGCAAACCAGAGAGCGCACAATGGCTGGTTTAGCAGCCGCGAAACTGAAGGGCAGGGTAGGAGGTAAGCCCGCTGGCCTGAGCGAAGAAGCTCAGAAGGTCGCCCGTATTGCTGAGTCGCTGCACAAGGATGGCCACGCCATTAAAGTGATTGCTGAGCAGCTAAAAATTTCCCGAACGACGGTATATAAATATTTGGATCATCGCGGTGTGCGTAGGCAACCATAATAATCGATAAAGGGTTAAAATTAATTGTAATGAAGTTTGTAATATATCTATCTCTATTAATAATGTTGACAAGCCCTAGTCCTGGACAATCCCAACCTGGTGAAGCAGTAGACCCGATTAGTGTTCGAAGTCTGAAACTTGAAATAGGATTTGACAATCAGTTATTAGGTACTGCTACTGGCTTTATCGTTCTTCATAATTCAAAGCATTATCTGATTACCAATTTGCATGTCGTTTCTGGCAAGGATATGTATCAAAATAATAAAATATCTGATCCAAATGGCAGAACCCCTAATATGCTGAATATATGGCATCACGCTTCTAAGCTAGGCAGTTGGCTTGTAAAAAATGAGCCATTGTATGAAAACGGAAAAAAGCGCTGGCACGAAATAAGTGTAAATGGACAACTTGCTGATGTAGTTGCTTTACCCTTGTCTTATGTAGCTAATGATATAATGATGTATCCTTTTGATCTTGATCTTGACCAAACCGATATGGTGCCAATACCTGGAATGCCTGTACAAATAGTCGGCTTTCCAGGCGGCATGTCAGCAGCTGGCCTATTTCCTATTTGGAAAACAGGTCATATTGCGAGTGACCCCGATACGAATTTTAATGATTGGCCAGCTTTTTTGATAGACGCAACAACACGAGGTGGAATGTCTGGATCACCTGTAGTCTTGCGGTTGGGCGGTGGTTATAAAACCCACGCAGGATTAGAAGTTGTTGGTCATTCTGGCTTTAAAACCCTTTTTCTAGGCATCTACGCTGGGCAAAGTCAGCCAAATGAAGTAGGAGTTGTTTGGAAGCCTATCGTCATTCGACAATTGCTGAAATCAATAAATTAATCTCACTGACGCTCAAGTAAGAGATATTTATTTGAGCGTCAGTGCGTTACAAAAGTTGCACTGTTTTTGACTTGAAAAACGGATTAAATAGCTGGAAAAAAGCACGTTAACTTTCAAAAACAGCCATTTTTCGACACCTTTTTCTTAATTGACCCCGCCCTTTATCATTTTGGAAATTTCCATTTCCAATTTTTTCGAATAGCTGAAAGCCCAGTAACACCCGAAATTTTTTGGATCGGGCATCACTGGGCCTGGTGGTGTCAGCTCGCGCACGTCGAGCGGTCTGTTCATCGATATCGGTCAGGCTGCTACCAGAACTCGATCTCGAAGTCTTCGTTGGCGCGGGCTACTCCGGTCTTCATGCGCCGGATGATGTAGTAGTCGACCGTATCCGATAAGTGCGTGGCCAGCTCCTGATCAGCGTCACCCGACTCGCTTGACTTGTCCTTCTCGTAGTTCATCTTGATGGGACTGTTCTCCATCGATATCACCGTGGCCTTAGCCTTCACCCCATCGATACGTACCTTGAACAGGTCATCGCCTTCGTGCTGCTCGCCCAGTACCTTGTTGATGTCATTGTGCTTGGTTACGTGTAATGGGTTATAGGTGAGTGGTGCTAGTACCACATCCCAGCCCGCCCCATCTAGTACAGCATACACCTGCTCATACATCGTCTGCTTACTGCCTGCTGACTTGTTGTGGCCATTGCGGTCGCCGGTTAGAACGATCTTCTTTTTAGCGTGCCCAGAAAAACGCTCCACAAATAAAGCCGCCCAGGCTTTGGCCATCGAGTTATCTTCCCCGGCCTCTTTCACAAACACGTTATCCACCAGACGCCCGTATATCATATCCTCCTGCCACAATGTAGCACTGGTAAAATGGGCGTTAAAATCCAGGCTGGCTACCAGCTCCTGCTTGGGGTTATAAAACAGGTTGCCATCGAGCGTTAGCGGCTCGTCTTCGTCGTGATCTTCCAGCACGTGCTTCTCACGAGTCAGGGCTGGGTAGAAGGTTTTAGGCAGCTTGGAAATTCGCTTGCCTTCGACTTCCACTTCAAAGACCATTCGGGTCAGGATTTTTTTAAGCCCTGCTATATAATCCTTTGGTAAAAACGCCTGGTTATCCAGCGTCTTTACTTCCTGGTAGAAATAATCGTTGGGCTCTTTTTTGGCGTTGGCTTCAATTTCGTACATCCACTGGCCTTCGGGCGTCCAGGGCGGAGACGAAAACACGAAAAACGAGTGGTGTAAAAAAGAGTCAAATTTTCCAGGGTTTGCCCGAAGGGTGGGCAATACGACGGTTAGCCAGGCTTTCTTAAAATTCAAGCCTTCGTCGACAACGTACATATCAAAGTTAGCGCCCCGGTTTTCTTCGGACGCCATTTTGAAGCCTTCGAACTCGATGGTAAAACCGTTGGCAAAACTGATGCAGTTTTCCCAGTTGTCGGGCGCTTCATAGGCACGATCAAAACTCGGCGGTGGCTCCCGCCAGAGCACGTATTCACCCGCTCCGGTTTTCCAGTCATACTCGAAGCAGTTCCACCGTTTCCAGCCGGCTTTTAGCCCCGACGTTAGCTTCGATTTTGCTTTGGCTACGGTCTTTACGCCCCAGCCGCACTTGGCCATCGGCATTTCTTCAGCGGCTAGTTTAAGCAGATCGGCGAGCGTGATCGATTTGCCCGATCCACGCCCGCCGACCATACCCACCATTTTATAATGGTGGGTCGTGACCGCATTCAGGAAAAGCCCTTGTTTTTCGTTGACCTCCAGTTCGATCTCGTCCTGGTTTTCAACTTCACTAGCTGATGACTTCATGGGCGATATCTTCGACTTTTTTGGGTTCAGCAGGGGCCTGGCCAATGTTGATTGTTTTGACCTTGATGGTCACCTTAGTTGGCTTTTTCTTCGATTCGACATCAACTTCCTTCTGGTTGTCGTAAGCGCCGTCGATTTTGGCTGCTTCCTTCAGTAGTGCAGCCTGGGCTTTGAAATCACCCATGTCGCCCGCATTTTTCGCGGCCTGGCGAAACATTTCGGAGTAAACAGCCTTGATGCCATCTTTATCACGGGATAGACGCAACTCGGCAAACACCGCGTAAGCCAGGGCTAAGATTTCCCGGCCCCGGCGCTCCTGAAGGCGAAAAATGCGTTTGATGCGGGAAAGCACCTGGCCATCGCTGAAGCCTTCGCGTAGCCAGGATCGGACGGCTTCGATGCGCTCGAAGTTTTCGGCCTGGGTCGTTGTCAGATCGGTGTCCGGATTGAGCAGGAATTTTTGATAGATGCTCAGCTCTTCCTGCACCTTGATTAGGTACTGATTGTGCTCTCTCATGGATGATTGATCAGGTAGTTTTATAAGAGGATCAAAACGATGGAAAAAATTTTGCGCTTTCTCAGAAAAGGCCATTCATTGCGTGGAAATGGCCTTTTTCTTAGCTTCCAGATCCTAGCTTTTTTGTGGATATCGCCAGGAAAAAGCCGCGATTTTTGGGGGTCTTCTGTTTTTGGGCGTTAGCGGGTTAATTCGGCTTCGTAGGCCAGTTTCAGACTTTGCAAACGGTCCAGCTCAGCCTGCCATTCGAAGGCGTTCTTGTGATCGGGGCGCTCAGCCAGTTTGGTCTGGTTTTTCGAGATATTGGTCCGGATGCGGCTCAGCTCCAGTTTGATCTCGGCTTCGCTCAGCCCTTCTTTTGGCTGGGTTGGTTTAGTGGCTTTCGGCTCCCGGCGCTGTTTGCCGGTCTTCAGCTCGTACTGGGCATCCTTCCACAGCTCCCGGATCTCTTCCAGCTGCTCGACTACCTTTAGCCGTCCCGCCACGTCATCGTCGGCAAAGTCAGCCAGTGTATTACTCAAAAGAGCAGCCTTGCTGTTAAGCCGTTCGGCTTCCAGCAAGAGCTGCTCTTTGCGTTCTTGTGATAGATTACTCGGCTCGTCTATTCGCTTTTTTTTTCTTCAGATTGGCCAGAATCACCATTATTGGTGGTGTCTGCAGGCTGGCCACCATCCTGATTGGTGGTGTCACCAGGTTGATTTGTTTCTGGTTTAGCCGGTTCAATCTTCGGTGCTGGGGGAGCCGGCAAGGTATTTACCGGCGCTGGTTTTGGGGCTGGGCTGTTCTCCTGCACAGCTGCTTTCATCGCCTGGTGGGCCTGCTGCTTAATGGCGTCCGGGTCATCGGTCGACACTTCGCCTGCTTCTGCAGCTACAATAGCGGCTTTCAGGTCCGATTCGGCTTTGTCCAGAGCCGCCTGGCTTTGTTCGCTTTTGTGAGAAAAATGATTGAGCAGAGCCAGGTCGCGGGCTCCTTTGAGTTGGGTGAGTGTACTCATGGTTGTAAAACGGGTTAAGCAGCGGCCTTACGCTTCGCTGCTGGTTTTTGGATCATTGATAAGAACGTACTGGCCCGGATGCTGATCAGCGACCAGCTCGGCTTGCTCCAGCGTCAGATCACCGACCCGGATTGTATCCGAGCCGATGCCAAACGTCGTACTGGGATCGCAGATCACCTGCACGGTGCGGGTTGGTTTGTCTTGTAGTTTGGCCATTGGGCAAATCAGAAAAAAAGGCTTCTGGACCTTTTGCGAGTTGGTCCAGAAGCCTGGTTAACGAATCAATTAAGCAACGCCCGGAATCGTGACCGAAGCGGCCAGGATGGGGTAGTTGAACATGTAGCCGTCCTGCTTGGCCTTGAGCGTCCATTCCCGACGGTCAGACCCTTTAGCGCCCGACGTATGGGTGATCTCGAACTGCAGACCCAAAAAGTTAGAGCCCAGTACCGCCCGCTGACCGTCGGTCATCGTGACTACGGCTACGACTTCCTGGTTGAGCAGCTTGTCGATGGCCGCACACTGAGCCTTGGTAAAGCCCGCAATTTTTACTTCCAGGCTTTGTTCCCAACTCTGATAGCCAGTCGGTCCTTTTAAGGCTCCGTCCGTTTTCAGCGAGTTATCCGATACTGATACTTCGATAAATGCGCCGGCTGGAATGGCAGGTGGCCCGACTACAGCAGCGGTCATCGTGGGCGCTACGGTCAGCTCGCCTTCGATAATATCCGCTTTCTTTGGCCATTCGCCCGAAATGCCATCGACCGGAGCCAGGAACAACCGGCGACCACCGCCTGGGTTAGCTACGCCCTGTTCGGGCTTTTTGACGGCGGTCAGTGCTCCAAACGCCAGACCCGATCCGGAAAATAGCGACTGACCCGTCACCAGCTGAAAGCCATACGTTAAGGCCGGAATGGTGGCCACGCCAGCCAGTACGTTACCTGTCTGATCAGTCACTAAGGCTGCAATGAATAAAAGGGACAAGCCCAGTAATACCTTGATACTTTTCATTTTTGTTAGCTGTCTAATAAAACCTTGGGTACTTCTAAAAAAAGAGGAAGGAACTAGCCGCCCACCGTCGCCAGTGGGCGGCACTGGGTACTCGGTACGCGGTACTGACTTAGATGGCGTCGTTCAAAAACAACAGCTCAGGGCTGGCGTAATCGAAACCAACCGACACCCGGATGCTGATCTGCCAGCTCTTCACCTGCTTGACGATGTTGATCGAGTACTGGCCTGGCGCTTCGTTGGCGATGAACTTCAGGTTGTCTTTTGGCGTGATCACTTTCGTGTTTTTGCCCGCCAGACCCGGATCGATCACGAAGGTGATGTTGGTGTAGTCGTCGAGCGTTGTTGGCTTGTCAGCGGGTCCAACGTGCTCTTTAAAGAGCGTCCGGCGATTCTTCCGGTACAGATCGTAATCGGTCTGCGAGATGTAGTAATTGAGCGGGATGCTCAGCAGATCGGGCCGGGCCGTGGTGATCAGGTTGGCCACGCCATTCACCTGGTCGTAGGCGTTATTGACCGTGATGGCCGCTGACGTAAAGACGTGGCTCGCTTTGATCTCGCCTGATGCCCGGCCAGCTGCCGTTTTCTTCAGTAGACCGTCTGCGATGTTCTCAGCACCCACTGGCGTTGGGTTGTAAATACCCTTCCAGGAAGTTTTCTGGCGCACGAACATGAAGTGGGCGGCAATGATCCGGCGCACGAAGAACAACTCAAACGGATTTTCGCGCACGTCGGCTTCGGTACGAGTCGGCTCCATGATCCAGCCCGCGTACGAACGGTAGGCTTTCTGAATATCGTCGAAGGTAATCTCCAGATCGATGTCGCCCTGGGTGAACTCGGCGTAACGGGGCCGGAGCACCATCGCCTGTTGACCCGTGAAGCTCTGCGAAGCCGCTTTGAAAGCGTCGATAAATTCCGCCGAAAGCAAAAGCGCCCGGTCGCGGGTCAGCTCGGTGGCGAAGTCGTTGCGCAAAGCCGCTACGCCATCCATCACCGCATTGGTGACAATGATGGTACCGCCATTGTCCTGGACGGTACGCATCAGGTCAGCCCCAAAATTTGAAAAATCAATTACTGGCTGTGCCATTTGTTAAAAAAAGAGAAAGGTGATACAGTTAAAAAAAAGCAAGCTGAAAGCCGCTTTTAAACGGCTTGAGCGGGCGTCCGGCGCTTGCGGAACATATCCAGAGCGGCACTGGAAGCCTCCGATAAATTGTTCTCCGCCTGCTCGCCCTTGTTCGTTGAGTCCGTTGCCGGTAGGGCCGTGGCCAGCGTCTTATGCTTATCGTGCCAGGCTTTGTAGCGGTCGCGGTCTGTAGTCAGGGCTGTTACCTGAGCGTTCAGCGTTGTTACCTGACCTTCGGCGTTCGTAGCGCGAGTGGTCATGACCGTTAGCTGGCTAGTCAGCTCCGAAGCCGATGGCTGGGGCGCTGGGACTTCGAGCGGCATCTGACCCGCTGCCGGAGCAGCGGGAGCAGCTACCGGAGCCGCTGGGGTAGCGGGAAGAGCTGCTACTGGAGCGGCTGGCGTTCCAGCGGCTGGCGTTCCAGCGGGTGGCGTTGTCTCCACGCCAGCCTGCATTTGCTGGTGCAGCACAGCCGCTTCCTGCTCGGCTTTGTTGACTTCATCCTGGGAAGCGTTCTCCAGGAACCACTTCGATGCGTTGGGGAACAACTTGGCGAAGAAGCTCCCGTTAACGGTGTTTTTAGACATAGTTTTTAGAAAGAGAAATTACACGGTTATAAGCCAACGTCAGGTCGCCTTTGCGGTCGGCCAGCCCGTTGCTAATGGCTTCATCGGCACCATACATCTTGCCGGTAAAAATTTCTTCGGATTTGATCTTGCCACCCCGACCCGCACGTATGGCTCCTTTGAAGGCTTTATTGGAGACGTCCAGGCTTCGCTGGATATCGGCTTCGGATTTTGCGTCGAGCGGCTCGATGCTGTTGGGCTTGGCTTTGTCGACTGATCCCGTAGACCGGAACAGCCTTACGTCGATGCCTTGTTGCTCCAGCGATTTGGCGTAATTGGTGTACATGTAGATGGTACCAATCGAGCCGATCTGAGCGACGGGGCCAGGCCGCATGATGATCTCGTTAGAAGGCGAAGCCGACCAAAGAGCCGCACTGGCGCAGCAGCTAACCAGCGAAACAAGCGGCTTTTTCTGCACAAAAGCGGCTACGGAAGCACAAAATTCATCGGTGGAGTCGACGGTACCCCCGCCCGAATTGTAGTCCAGAATGACACCTTTCTTCGCGTCATTTTCGGCGATGCTATTCAGCAAACGCATCAAGAACGTGTTGGAGAAATAATTGTCCCAGGAATAGCCCCGTGACATGGTACCCACCACGGGAATGACCACCACGTCGCCCTTGGTACCGACGCTTAGCTGATCAGCGTAGTAGCCCTCAATAGTAAAGCCGGCAGCGGCCATCGCACTGGCGGGAATGTCCGGGTGACCAGCCATGTAGGGTTTGAACTGGCTTGCCTGCAGAGCCGCCTGGACGGCGTAGCTGTGAACTTCGGATATGGCCCAGACGCCTAAAAGATTTTGGTACATCGCCGTAGCGGTTTAAAACGCTACGAAGGTGGAGCCGTGCCCGCCAAACGGAAAGGACACAAAAAAAGCCTGGCTCATTGCGGCCAGGCAGTCGTATCAGAACCAAACCACGAGCGGGGTGGTAGGGGGTGTTTTCATCACCAGCGGGCGGAGCACGTCCGGTAGATCACCGCTCAGCAGCCGAAAATTAGCGTGCCAGCCAGTACACAGCTGAGCCGGTGCCAGTTCGACGCCAAATTCGTCAACGATAGGCGGATCATACAACTTGCCCAGGTATTGCAAAGCGAAGTTTTCACCAGCCATTACCAGGTTGCCTTCCCCATCGATCAGGCCCGCAGCCGCCAGAGCCGCCATCAAGCCCTTGCGGGTGTCCGATTTGATATAGTAATCCATTAGGCAGTGAGGGCTTGAAGGTAGGAATTAGACAAACGACGTGGGTAGTAGACGCACTTACGCAGGTAGCCGTTTAGGCTGGCAGATCCACCACTTGAACCTAGATACATAGATGTAACAATAGGTATGTTGCCACTAGTAGCTTTTTGTACGCCTACGCCAGTATGACCAACCGCAAAATCATTTACCCGCCAGCTTCCAATTAGCTTATAGATGGAATTTGCAACGGCATTGTTGATTGCTGATAGAATGACCTGATCCACATTACTAGCCGTTACCCTGAGACGCTGAACTGAAGGTGTGGCTGCGCCAGATTCTAGCGCAATAATATTGCTCCCTGAACCAGACAAGAGCGCAAAGAACGATTGGTAGTTAGTTGCGGGTACTACTCCCCGAACGAACTCAATTAGCATCGTACCTTCACCTTGATTATACCAGCTGCCTAGGTTCGTAAAACACATATCCGCCGACCGTGTAACAGCCGCCGTAGTGGTCGGTATGTAGCTGGTGGCAAATGAGCCAACTTCAAACTGAGCTGCTAAGACAACAATCGTTTCATTCGACGTAGTACTATCCGGGCCTATACCTAGTCTAAAACCACCCGTATAATTAGGTACATATGTGTACGTAAATTTGCGTACCGTAGGGGTTATAAAGACATCCGTATAGGTGATTGTTCCTGCATTTGAGTTAGTGACACTCGAAGAACCAATTAAGCCATTCACAACCGTTTCGATTGCTCCATCTTGATTGCGAAACACGAATCTTAACCGGCCAGAGTTTCCCGTATTCTCGTACAATATAAAGCCACTGTAAGCTGTGCCTGATGTAAGATTGAAAGCAGGTGCCTCTGCTCGATGCCAATTTTGTCCCCCGCAGGCAATTGCATAGCGGTTAAGCCCCAGCGATGTGCCGGAAAGCAGTGTTGTTGTAGCACCCGTTTGGTTCCAGCTTGTTAACGTGTTACTAAAGTTTATGAAGTTCGTCCGCTGTTCTTCGATCAATAGCCCCCGCAACTGTTTACTGACCGGGTCGTAATCGAATCTAGGCGTGTTGATAGGGGCGGTTTGCAAAGTGCCTGTACTATCAAAATACGTACCCTGTGTGGCTCTGGTGAAGTTTAGTCCGACAGGCAGCACCCCCTTCATAAAATCCAGATTGAGCGAAGGTGTAAACTGGCTTACCGTAGCTCCAATGTGTCTAACCATGCCCGTTACTGTTTAGAGTAGAAACCATCCAGCGCATTACCTGCACTGGCCACGAGGGTAAACACCATCACGCTACCAGCAGCCGTGCTCCAGTCGATGGCCGCACCCGCTGGAAAGCGAACGGTAGCGGGGAAGGTAATTGTAAAGCTACCCGCCCCGCCCTGCACGGCCCGGATGTACAAACACTTTCCCTGTCCCACGTTGGTAAGGCTGAGCGTAACGTTACCAGTCAAGTTTAAAAACAGGTACGTGTTGTCATTCACGGCCATATCGACCGAGTAGGCCCCGGTTACATTGCCCGCATCGATCTTGCGATTGGTAGCCGCTGCCAGTGCATTGTTTTCGCTGGTCTTGGCGTTAGTCTCGCTGGTCTTTGCATTGGTTTCACTGGTACCGGCGGCATTCTTGGAAGCCAGGGCTGCAGCTGCCGATCCGGCGGCATTGGTCTCGCTGGTGCCAGCGGCATTCTTGGAGGCCAGGGCCGCTGATGCCGAACCAGCAGCATTGGTCTCACTGGTGCCAGCCGCGTTCTTGGAAGCTAGGGCCGCTGAAGCCGATCCGGCGGCATTGGTTTCGCTGGTGCCGGCGGCATTCTTGGAAGCCAAAGCTGCAGCGGCTGATCCGGCGGCATTGGTCTCGCTGGTCTTCGCGTTAGTTTCACTGGTACCAGCCGCGTTCTTGGAGGCCAGGGCTGCAGCCGCTGAACTGGCGG contains the following coding sequences:
- a CDS encoding recombinase family protein — translated: MRIGYARVSTLDQNLDMQLNALQKEGCGLIFQEKISGASHQRPELDKMLQQLRAGDEVVVWKLDRLGRDLSHLVQLVNGFSDKHVTFCSLNDKIDTSTPAGKLIFHIFCSLAEFERAQTRERTMAGLAAAKLKGRVGGKPAGLSEEAQKVARIAESLHKDGHAIKVIAEQLKISRTTVYKYLDHRGVRRQP
- a CDS encoding tetratricopeptide repeat protein, producing MESTPEQIIRQVEQLLEQNEYQEINTILNDKLLSQYNNALLYAWRAKAYIEVGDLEKVFIYAQKAIDINPKSAVGYFMRGVVWSERKEYDKAIADFNEVIQLDPNIDKAYSNRGLAWSNKGENDKAFADYNEAIRVNSNYTIAYSNRGTIWFRRGEYDKAFADYNKAIELNPRYALAYSNRGSVWVNKKEYTAALADYNKAIELKQDEPDTYFNRGVVWSRTGEYDKALADYSEAIRLEPSYATAYMNKGDLLASRKEYNEAIIYYKRFVELINNPEDYYHQVALSKIEELKFKIENAWYDELDTIVDNIKQLLLFDDPCLTHYTSLSGAQAMILENSAFRLSEGAFLNDTSEGRELFRYLSFESTKRAAADETLEELFAERPFIGSFVADNKHNDLTLWRMYGKEAQAEARGCALTVYKTDFIDNIKKKISPIDITPGVQPRNEEQFTFYNVAYLSKETFIVPGKSNIIISQLNNLMIDLRDRVSVLTEEQSVNVVKLLNDIAYLFKSSEYQYENEVRLVVQGVGFVKKIDKKFIPPRVYIELIDIVPALNKITLGPKVERADEWAAAFNYHIKAQRKDREEKVDIIISHLPFK
- a CDS encoding phage head spike fiber domain-containing protein, producing MVRHIGATVSQFTPSLNLDFMKGVLPVGLNFTRATQGTYFDSTGTLQTAPINTPRFDYDPVSKQLRGLLIEEQRTNFINFSNTLTSWNQTGATTTLLSGTSLGLNRYAIACGGQNWHRAEAPAFNLTSGTAYSGFILYENTGNSGRLRFVFRNQDGAIETVVNGLIGSSSVTNSNAGTITYTDVFITPTVRKFTYTYVPNYTGGFRLGIGPDSTTSNETIVVLAAQFEVGSFATSYIPTTTAAVTRSADMCFTNLGSWYNQGEGTMLIEFVRGVVPATNYQSFFALLSGSGSNIIALESGAATPSVQRLRVTASNVDQVILSAINNAVANSIYKLIGSWRVNDFAVGHTGVGVQKATSGNIPIVTSMYLGSSGGSASLNGYLRKCVYYPRRLSNSYLQALTA
- a CDS encoding S1 family peptidase — encoded protein: MKFVIYLSLLIMLTSPSPGQSQPGEAVDPISVRSLKLEIGFDNQLLGTATGFIVLHNSKHYLITNLHVVSGKDMYQNNKISDPNGRTPNMLNIWHHASKLGSWLVKNEPLYENGKKRWHEISVNGQLADVVALPLSYVANDIMMYPFDLDLDQTDMVPIPGMPVQIVGFPGGMSAAGLFPIWKTGHIASDPDTNFNDWPAFLIDATTRGGMSGSPVVLRLGGGYKTHAGLEVVGHSGFKTLFLGIYAGQSQPNEVGVVWKPIVIRQLLKSIN
- a CDS encoding phage integrase SAM-like domain-containing protein → MKINRMEVNYWLHDSKIQGKAQIYCNITVKGERVEIGSTGITIYRDHWNAAAQRITKHDHKAQFKNEQLAAQELQLMAIFTDLFRKEKAITAGKIKRLWKKGGDTTSLLTAFDMFLKDVKTNPDCSDGTWEAYDDCRKKLIDFLISEKALDLPTEDFDVPWLKKHRKWMKLIPVGDKIGHADSYIRKHSQTIKQVTRWAKANHLAEHNSLEGFKIPNAKYPDPIFLTDEEFDRLLKYRFNNKYKQEVADLFIIYCRTGFHYGDLKDFIDQYQTALQRGIDGKPWLIKERIKTEVTARVPQFKEVDAIVEKYGGWERLPVKSNKTMNDWLKIIAAELGFHPDLSTKAGRKTFTDWCYNTLGLTTEAVKVMLGRKSEKGLEVYGRPDERRVIAELKQSQAFQEELKKAS
- a CDS encoding S49 family peptidase, with the translated sequence MYQNLLGVWAISEVHSYAVQAALQASQFKPYMAGHPDIPASAMAAAGFTIEGYYADQLSVGTKGDVVVIPVVGTMSRGYSWDNYFSNTFLMRLLNSIAENDAKKGVILDYNSGGGTVDSTDEFCASVAAFVQKKPLVSLVSCCASAALWSASPSNEIIMRPGPVAQIGSIGTIYMYTNYAKSLEQQGIDVRLFRSTGSVDKAKPNSIEPLDAKSEADIQRSLDVSNKAFKGAIRAGRGGKIKSEEIFTGKMYGADEAISNGLADRKGDLTLAYNRVISLSKNYV